DNA sequence from the Shewanella piezotolerans WP3 genome:
AAAGAAGGTAACCGAGTTTTTGCCGTTAAATTTAGAGTACTGAATACCTTCTTGGAAACCATCAATAACGGTGGCGACATCACCAAGAAGCAAAGTAGAACCATCTTGCAGGGTAATTAGTGGCAAGCTTTCAAACTCATAACCAACATAAGCTTGGTTTTGAACTCGAAGGTTAATATAGCCATTTTCCGCTCGTATTTGACCTGCAGACATATTACGCGAGTAACCACGAACTGCAGCTGCAACGTCATTAAAAGTAAGACCAAACTCTCTAAGCCTATCTTTACTGACTTCAATTGCAATCTCGTAGCCAAGTCCGCCGTAAAATTCGGTAATATTGACCAACGGCAGTTGCATTAACTCATCGTGGATCTTCTCACCTAAGTCTTTAAGCTGTCTCTTGTTGAGGTCGCCGTAGAGACTAACGTACATAACTTCTTGTCTTAGCTTAATACGTTCGACTTTTGGTCGTTCCATACCATCAGGAAAGCTTGAAATCGAATCTATTTCAGATTTAACTTCATCCAACACAACTTGCGGGTCATAGGAGTCTTCAATTCTAAAGTAACCTGATGATGCATTACGGTTAGAATAGGTAATAACACGCTTAAGACCTTGAACACTTTCAAGTGCTTCTTCAATCTTAATGGTGATCCCTTCTTCTACTTCTTGAGGTGCAGCGCCTGGATAGACAGCATTAAACTCAAGCCAGTTGATCTCAACGGCAGGAAAGAATTGTTTTCGGATGGTATTGGCAGTCAACAGTCCACCAAGCAAAATAATGATCATTAGCAGGTTTGCTGCTACGCTATTGCGGGCAAACCAAGCAATGATACCTTTATGTGTATCAATCATGATTTATCCTTATCTTCCATCGCTATTTGCGTTGGCTGTGTTTCGGAATCGTCATTGTCTAATGATTTGTCTTTTGGTAGTGCAAGTTGCATCCCTTCAATAGGATAATCAAGTGCAGAAGTTATAAGGTTCATGCCAGAGTTTAAGCCATCGGTAATGATCACTTGTGAACCTATTTGACGTACAACATTAACATCTACATATTTAAGCTTAGATTCATCATCGAGCACGGCAACTTGACCATTAATCACTAAGTGTCTAGCGACTTTTGTCACTTCACCTGCATGGACACCGCCGATACTTGCTGTCACATAAGTGCCGTAGCGTAATTCATTATTGTTTGATTTAAGTCCATAGGGATCAGAAACTTCAGCGACTAAGTAAGTCATTCGGCTGCGGCTATCAATAACCCCTTCGCTACGAACGATTTTTGCTTTCCACTCTTGTGGTTGGCCAGCAAAATTGCCTTTTAAAATAACATCAGCGTTGTTGCCCTTGTTAGTTAAAAACTGGATCTCTTTATCGGCGATGGGTAAGCGGATCTCTGCATTATCAGTGCTTAATACTTTACCCAAATTTGTCCCCATACTCACATAAGAGCCTAAGCCAATATTGCGTGCTTCAATCAGAGAATCGTATGGCGCTTTAATCACGGTACGTTCTACATTTCTTTTTGCACGTTTAAGGCCTGCTTCTGAAGAGTTTAGCTTTGCTAATTCTTGTGCAAGCTGTGGTTTACGTAAACTAAGTTCAGTCGGTACGCCGTCTTTAATACGTTTCCATTCTTCTTCAGCTACCTTTCCAAAGGCTTTTTCTTGCACCAGTGTGGCACGCGCAGAAGCCATGGTTGCTTGTGCATCAATCAATGCTGCGTCGTAATCGCTAGGATCAATCTTTGCTAAAATATCTCCTTTTTTAACAAAGCCTCCACGAACGAACTTCTCTGACAGGTATACAATTTCACCGTTTACTTGAGAAACCAGCTCTGTTTCATACTTTGCAGCAACCACACCGTAAGAACTTACCGAAAAATCCATTGGTCTGATTTCTACTGCTTGAACTGAAACCAATGGAGTGGTGTCCAGCTCTTCTTTTTCTTCAGGTGGTTTTTTTAATGCCGCCATACCAGCAAAGCCTGCGATACCAATTACAATCACGACCAAAGGTAAAATTATCTGTTTTTTCGTAGCCACGAACACATCCTCTTGTTGAAGCAAACACAACACTCATTTATTGCGTATAAAACAATTGGCCGATAACGCCAATGCCAAACGCAATTCAATTATTATTTTGAGTGTATGTTAATAGATATGAGGAATTGTAACAGCTGGATTGTGTAAACTTGTGTTTCATAGATTTACATTTGAAAGCCACTTGATGTTATCTATGCTGATAATCTAATCTGAAAAACAATATAACTTAAGTAATTGTTAATATATTACAGTTAGATGCACAATATAGGGCAGCTAGAGTACTATTGCTTGAAAGGACTACAATCAACTGGTTTCATATCTTATAAGGCATGAGCGTCAGGCTAAAAATATAACAATTAGCACTGAAGTTAAGTATTTTTACTCGGGTACGAAGGTCGCTGATAGGGGGTAAAAGGACTTAGAAAGAACAGATGAGAGAAGTTAGCAACTCTCATCTGTAAACTCGTTAAACAGCTATTAGCCACAACATTTCTTATACTTCTTGCCACTACCGCAGGTGCAAGGATCATTTCTGTTTGGCTGCTTTTCAAATCGAGTTGTTACAGGCTTATTGAGGATCCCCATTAAATCAATAATATTCTCTTCTGTAGTCGCATCGATAGTGACCTGACCAAGCAGTTGATTATCTTCAAGTAGTTTAATGATCTCTACGCGACGGTCTTCGGTTTGTACCGACAGCATTAGTGGGTTTACTTCGGTACCGAGTTTAGCCGCTCGTTTTGTGTTGTAACCATAACTTTCATGTTTTGGTTTTGGGGTTTTACGGCCTTTAAAGAAAAATTTATCTGACATCAGTACCAAGCTCTAGAGTGAAAATGTAATAGGACGAAGCTTTATACAGCAAAACCGAACAATTTGATACGCCATCCCCCTAGTTGAGGGGGAATTTAGCCAAAAAAACGGCATAAACTTAGGATCTTCCTACAAAGCCGTACCATTCGACCTTTTAGTTATTTCCGCATTGGCAAAAAGTTTGTTAAAATTAGTGAAAATTAAAGGAGAGCGTTATCTATGCCAGTTTATGTTGTGGGCCACAAAATCCCAGATTCTGATTCAATTTGTGGTGCAATCGCACTAGCACATCTTAGAAACCAAATTGGAGAAGCTTCTGTTGCTTCTCGTTTAGGTGAACTTTCGCCTGAAACGGCGTTTATTCTCGACAAATTTGGTTTTGACGCACCAGAGCTAAAGATGAGCTACGCTGGTGAAGAAGTTTACATTGTTGATCACTCGGAGTTGACTCAAGCACCTGATGACATTGCAGAAGCAACTATTGTAGGTATTGTTGATCATCACAAGCTAGGTGATATTACAACTTCTACCCCACTAGAGTGTTGGATCCGTCCAGTTGGCTGTAGTAACACCATTATCAAGATGATGTATGATTTTTATAATGTAGAGATCCCGAAAGAGATTGCTGGCATTATGATGTGTGCAATTTTAAGTGACACGGTTATCTTTAAATCACCAACTTGTACAACAGCTGATATCAAGTGTGTTGAAGCGCTAGCAGAAATTGCTGGTATAGCTGACTTTAAAGAGCTTGGTATGGATATGTTTAAAGTTAAATCAGCAGTAGAAGGTACGCCTGCTCGTGATTTAGTGCTGCGTGACTTTAAAGATTTCAATATGAATGGCAACTTAGTTGGCATTGGTCAACTTGAAGTGATTGATCTATCAGTATTTGACGACATTAAAGCAAGTTTAGTTGCTGATATCGCAGCGTTAAAAGCAGAAGGTAATCGCCATAGCGTGTTGTTGCTACTTACTGACATTATGAAAGAGGGCTCGGAAATGCTTATCGTTAGTGACGATGCAGCTATTATCGAATCTGCTTATGATAAGCCAGTTAGCGACGGAAAAGTGTGGTTAGATGGTGTGCTTAGCCGCAAGAAGCAAGTAGTACCACCTTTACAAGCAGTATTCGCTTAAACCTTAGCTTATGCTCTAAAAAGCCGAACATCAGTTCGGCTTTTTTTATTTAGTATTAATACTAAGACTTTTCTTTGTAGAGTGGTTTCAATCTTAGCTGCGCTTTACCAAGTAAGCTCTTAGGGTTATACACGCCTTTCTTATCAGCCTTACCCACTTCAATGCCTGTCAGCAATTCAATCGCTTCATTAACATGGCTTATAGCCCAAATATTAAAACGACCTTTTCTTACCGCTTCTACAATGTCCGGTCGAAGCATTAGATTATGGATGTTCGAAACAGGGATAATAACCCCTTGGCTATTTTTGCGTCCTTTAATATTGCAAACATCGAAGAAGCCTTCAATTTTTTCGTTTACGCCACCAATTGGCTGAGATTCGCCAAACTGATTCATAGAGCCTGTGATCGCAATATCTTGCCGTAATGGCTGGTCAGCAAATGAAGACAACATAGCGCAAAGCTCAGCCATGGTTGCGCTATCACCGTCAACACCACCATAAGATTGCTCGAATGTCAGGTGAGTCGACAGAGGGATCTTATCGGTTTTACCCAGAACTGAGGCAATATAAGCGGTTAGAATCATCACACCTTTAGAGTGAATACTGCCACTTAAGTCAACAGTACGCTCAATATCGAACACTTGTCCATCACCAAACGAAGTGGTTGCGGTGATACGGCTTGGTGCACCAAATTGGTAGTCGGTTGTCGACATCACTGACAGGGCATTAACTTGCCCGGTTCGTTTTCCTTCAGTGGAGATTAATGTAGTGCCATTAACAAAAGACTGCATATAATCATCTTTAGCACGGCAAATTCTATTCTCTTTATTGGCTAACGCTTGTTCTACATGACTTACGCGGATCATATTTGCGTTCACTGCGCGGGCACAATAGTTGGCTTCACGCAGTAAATTAGCAGTATCGACAGAGTGCAGTGACAGCATATTCTGATCATCAGCTTGACGAGAGCTAAACTCAATAATGCGAGCTATCGCTTTCCTATCGCAGTGCAGCATCTTATTACTGTGAATAATACTCGAGATGAACTGTGCATAATGTGCTTCAGACTCATCGGTTCGCGGCATTCTGTCTTCAAAGTCAGCAGTCACCCTAAATAACTCAGTAAACTCTGCGTCATACTGCTGTAACAGTTTATAAGTGGCAAAATCACCAAACAGAATGATCTTCACATCAAGCGGAATGGCTTCAGGATCAAGAGAGATAGCCCCTGAAAGGGTTACTTCTCTTTCCAGTGAAGTTAAGCTGAGCTTTCTTGAGCGCAACGCGCGCTTCAAACCGTCCCATACGTACGGGTGCTCTAACACTTTAACGGCATCTATCATTAACACCCCGCCGTTGGCTTTATGTAAACTACCAGGGCGGATCAGTGAAAAGTCGGTAAAAACAGTGCCTTTATAGGTCGCCGTCTCGACGTAGCCAAATATGGTGTGATAATTAGGCGTTTCTTCAACAATAATGGGTTGATAAGGCGAGTCTTGTGCCACCAAAACATTGATCTGGTAGCGTCTTGGCATTTTCTTACTCATTGAGGCGTAGGCTAGGGCAGCTTGCTCTTCGCTTTCTTCAAGGAATATGTCGAGGTTATCGAGAATATCCTTATGCATCGCCTTGATATAGGCTTTTACATTGGCCTGATCTTTATAGTTCTCTTTTAGTTTCGCAAAGGCCAGTGATAAGACTTCTTCAGCAACTTCTTCGTCATGTTTCTGTTGCTTTTCAGAATATTCATCTTCCCATTCAGTGATCTTTCTGACAATGCCGCGTAACTTTGCTTCAAGCGAGCTAATTGCTGCCTGCATTGAGTCCTGCTCTTCAGGCGACAACATCAAATAACTTTCTTCTGAGTGCGGTTCTTCGCCATTTAGTGCAACCAACTCGTAATTGCCCTGAGGAGAAATAGACAGGCCAATACTGTGAGTTTTTGCTTCCTCTGTTAGTTGAACCAATGCTTCTTCTTGTTTTGCTGCTAATTGATTTTTGAGTTTGTCAGCGCGGGTATAATACATCTCGTTGTCAAAAGCCAACGGCAGCCCCTTTGACAATTTAAGCATTAATTTTTCAATCTGTTTTTTAAATTTTAGGCCGGTTCCAGCAGGTAGAGTTAATACTTTTGGGCTGCGGGTATCGTCAAAGTTAACCACATAGCACCAATCATAAAGCGTACGGCCATTTGAGTTCTCTTTTTGGCGGCTTAGGTGGCGCAGCACCATAGTACGTTTACCTAGGCCATTGCGACCTAATGCATAAATGTTATAGCCCTTTTCTTTCATGGAAAGGGCGAACTCTACCGCTTGTTGCGCACGTTCTTGGCCGACAATCTTGTCAAGCGGTTCTAAATGTTTAGTTGACTTA
Encoded proteins:
- a CDS encoding efflux RND transporter periplasmic adaptor subunit — encoded protein: MATKKQIILPLVVIVIGIAGFAGMAALKKPPEEKEELDTTPLVSVQAVEIRPMDFSVSSYGVVAAKYETELVSQVNGEIVYLSEKFVRGGFVKKGDILAKIDPSDYDAALIDAQATMASARATLVQEKAFGKVAEEEWKRIKDGVPTELSLRKPQLAQELAKLNSSEAGLKRAKRNVERTVIKAPYDSLIEARNIGLGSYVSMGTNLGKVLSTDNAEIRLPIADKEIQFLTNKGNNADVILKGNFAGQPQEWKAKIVRSEGVIDSRSRMTYLVAEVSDPYGLKSNNNELRYGTYVTASIGGVHAGEVTKVARHLVINGQVAVLDDESKLKYVDVNVVRQIGSQVIITDGLNSGMNLITSALDYPIEGMQLALPKDKSLDNDDSETQPTQIAMEDKDKS
- a CDS encoding PBPRA1643 family SWIM/SEC-C metal-binding motif protein, encoding MSDKFFFKGRKTPKPKHESYGYNTKRAAKLGTEVNPLMLSVQTEDRRVEIIKLLEDNQLLGQVTIDATTEENIIDLMGILNKPVTTRFEKQPNRNDPCTCGSGKKYKKCCG
- a CDS encoding manganese-dependent inorganic pyrophosphatase, which codes for MPVYVVGHKIPDSDSICGAIALAHLRNQIGEASVASRLGELSPETAFILDKFGFDAPELKMSYAGEEVYIVDHSELTQAPDDIAEATIVGIVDHHKLGDITTSTPLECWIRPVGCSNTIIKMMYDFYNVEIPKEIAGIMMCAILSDTVIFKSPTCTTADIKCVEALAEIAGIADFKELGMDMFKVKSAVEGTPARDLVLRDFKDFNMNGNLVGIGQLEVIDLSVFDDIKASLVADIAALKAEGNRHSVLLLLTDIMKEGSEMLIVSDDAAIIESAYDKPVSDGKVWLDGVLSRKKQVVPPLQAVFA
- a CDS encoding Lon protease family protein; translated protein: MPITPLSSDQLYRTSGLKQLPTSCKSTKHLEPLDKIVGQERAQQAVEFALSMKEKGYNIYALGRNGLGKRTMVLRHLSRQKENSNGRTLYDWCYVVNFDDTRSPKVLTLPAGTGLKFKKQIEKLMLKLSKGLPLAFDNEMYYTRADKLKNQLAAKQEEALVQLTEEAKTHSIGLSISPQGNYELVALNGEEPHSEESYLMLSPEEQDSMQAAISSLEAKLRGIVRKITEWEDEYSEKQQKHDEEVAEEVLSLAFAKLKENYKDQANVKAYIKAMHKDILDNLDIFLEESEEQAALAYASMSKKMPRRYQINVLVAQDSPYQPIIVEETPNYHTIFGYVETATYKGTVFTDFSLIRPGSLHKANGGVLMIDAVKVLEHPYVWDGLKRALRSRKLSLTSLEREVTLSGAISLDPEAIPLDVKIILFGDFATYKLLQQYDAEFTELFRVTADFEDRMPRTDESEAHYAQFISSIIHSNKMLHCDRKAIARIIEFSSRQADDQNMLSLHSVDTANLLREANYCARAVNANMIRVSHVEQALANKENRICRAKDDYMQSFVNGTTLISTEGKRTGQVNALSVMSTTDYQFGAPSRITATTSFGDGQVFDIERTVDLSGSIHSKGVMILTAYIASVLGKTDKIPLSTHLTFEQSYGGVDGDSATMAELCAMLSSFADQPLRQDIAITGSMNQFGESQPIGGVNEKIEGFFDVCNIKGRKNSQGVIIPVSNIHNLMLRPDIVEAVRKGRFNIWAISHVNEAIELLTGIEVGKADKKGVYNPKSLLGKAQLRLKPLYKEKS